The genomic region aaatcaccaggccccaatgaaatatatcccaggctgctaaaagaagcaagggaggaaaatgCAGGAGCTCTGATCAGAGTTTTTCAGCCCTCCCTGGCAACagaggtggtgccagaggatgggAGGATGACTAAATTTGTACTATTTTCTAAAAAGGCAGGAAATGGTAAACTGAGTAATTGCAGGCCAGTTAGttgaacttcagtggtgggaaaattatagGAATCCATTTTTCAGGAGAGTAAAGAACGGTGGCTAAGTGGTACTGGTATAGATAGGTGCAATGGTCAGGGTGCACTGAAGGTCCTACACACCACAACTCTGTATGTCTTCAGTTGGAAAGGCACAGATGGTCAGTGCAGAAGTTTATGTTCGACTAACAGTTGAATCCTTTGGGGTAATGGGGGTTGATTAGAGCAGTTTACCTGGACTTTAgcgaggcttttgacaaagtccaacACAGCAATAAAAGTCCACGGGATCCAAAGATGAATCGGATTCAACACTGGCTGCACGGCAGGAAGCTCAGGGAATGGTTCGTAGGCAGGtaaactcccctcccctctgattTGTATCTACCCCCTGAATTTGGCCTGAATCCACTGAGGTGAGGTAAAACTGGTCACAGCTCACAAAAGGAGGACAGCTCAATGTACCTACAAATACCACAAAAATATTAATCTCTATACCTTCTGGTACATTGATCCCTTTTACTTCAGCTCATACACAGTGGTTTTTAATTCCAGTTGATTAAAGAACCATTCACCCTGGCGATCTCTCAGAGGAATCTGTCCCCCATCCTACCTGCAGTTCCTTGCAAGTTGTCAGTATGCCTTATACACTGCATTTCTTTATAAAATATCATGCCCGTCACAAATGATTGGCGGGCTGCGTTCCAAAGATTGTCTGACACACGTTACACTTGCCCAGTCCCTGGCTAACTGGTCTTCGATTTATTCTTTGCCTCCATCCCCTGCTGTGCCTGCTTGGACTGTCGTCTCCTGCGCTTCTGGTTCTGTAAGAAGGAGCCGATGGCCCTGGTGATCTTCTGGGTGTTCGATAACCCCAGGTTCCGGCTGCCTCGGACCAGGTTTCTCAGGCCCGTTTTCCGGTCACTCTGGTGGGCCAACTCCAAGATGTTCAGACTGATTCCTTCAAAGGCAAGTTTGTCTGCAATCAGGAGAGAAACGACTTTCTGCTTGAGGAGAGGCTGCAGGGATCTGCGGCATTCCAGCTGGGACAGAGTGAACTGGCTGTCTTCTGCCTGCTGCAGAGTTGGCTTCAAGACGGAGTACAGTTTCTGCAGGGCCTGCACGTCGGGAACAACCAGCTCACCAACCAAGGCCCCCACTAAATGCTTCAGCCCGAAGTTATTGACCTGTGACTTGTGGAGAACTTTCTTGGCCAGCCAAAGAGTATCCAGGAATCCCGACATACATTGGGCAAAGCGGTCTTTCATGAACAGTCCTTCCCAAGCTTTGCAGAGAATTTGACAGTCATGGGTCCAGATGTGGTGACCAGCCAACAGGGGAAAATCCAGCtgctgcaggaagtggaggaaagAGTCCATAGCGTCCTGGAGGCTGCAGGCCATCTGGGGTTCCCCTCGCAGGTACAGGACACCATCCACCACCTGAAATCCACTAGCAGTAGGCATGCCGTCCAAGGTGCGCTTGCTAGGCAGGATGTACTTGTTGAAGATCTTCTCACCACTCACGGCTGACAGCTGCACAATGTCTTCACCTCCTACTGAAAACAAACATAGTCATGACCCACTGAGCACAGCTGGATTCACAGCTGGAGTCATCACTGTGTGTCAGTGACACAGGGAGCAACCACAAGGTTGGCTGTGTAACAGGACACTctgtagatcaactgggaaagcggGCAAAGGAATGCtgggtggaatttaactcagacaaatgtcaggtgatgcactttgggaagttaaacaagggcaggacatacacagtgtgctgtagaacagaaagacctagcagtacaagtacatagttccctgaaagtggtgacacaggtagacaaagtggtgaagaaggcatttgtcacacttgccttcatcaggcggggcactgagtacaggagttggggcgtCACGttccagctgtacaagatgttgtgaGACccaactggaatactgtgtgcaacgCTGATCGTCCAAtggatgtgactaagctagagagggtgcaaaaaagagattcacaaggacgttgctgggaccggagggcgtgagttatgaggagagattggacaggccgggactgttttccctggagcgtcagaagctgaggggtgaccttatagaggtttataaacagaggagcagagataaggtggacggtcactgtctttttcccagggtaggggagtctaaaactagagggcacaggtttagggtgagaggggaagatttaaaggggacctgaggggcaggtttttcacccagagggtggtgggtgtgtggaacaagctgccagaggaagtggtataggtgggtacaattactaagtttaaaagacatttggacaggtacactgatgggaaaggttgagagggacacgggccaaatgcaggcgaaaGGGACtcgctcaggaaggcaccttggtcggcatggatgagttgggccgaagggcctgtttccatgttgtacatctCTAAGGATCCTCTGCTGTACCAGCCCCGATGTTTAGTCCTGTAGTGTTCAGAGAGCTTCACTCTGCCTGAGCTGCTCTGTAATGTACTGGGAATGCTTGAGGGGAGGGAATATGGCGGGGAGGGACCCCACAAAGAGAGGGCCAAGGGAGCGGGTGCCCTGGAGTGAGAGTGGGGGGAGCACAGCATGAGTTTGGGGAAACTGAGCACCACTCAGATTCAGCAGGACAATGGATTTTTACTCAGTGTAGGTGTCGGGGTCCTGGGCAGaggtgggagtgtgtgtggggagggatcCTGGTGCAGGGCAGATGACACCAGCAGGGGTTGCGCACAGgcagaggaagaggggagatgaagGCTCTGAACTAAACTCACCCATGTATGTGGTCTGGATCTGGAAGAACACCAGTGGATGACCTCGCAGCTTCTGACTCTGCACTCCTGACGACCCCTCCCGGTACCAGTCCCCGTTCATCTGACTGGAACCGTCACTTGCTCCGTGATCAGTCGGAGCTTTGGAAGTCTCGGGATGCGCCGGCAAAATCTTGGAGGGTTCCACAATCTGAGCAAGAGACACAGTATGGTGATCACACCTCATACCCCGATATCAGTGAACCTCAAAACGTCCGTGAACCCCACCCAACCCTGGGACATcggtgaccaccccccccccccccccccccaaaaccccaGGATATTCCCCAGAGTCTGGCCAGTGTCTGCATTTTCCAATGCTTGGGTTGAAGACTCCTGCATAAATACACGTTACACCCCGTGTATTTTTGCACAATGCGCCAGTGTATATTTTTTGCAGTGAACATTGCTGCCAAGGAATCAAGCTTCACTCTCTGCTGGAGCAGCAAACACAAGGTGCACCAAGGTGTGATATACAGTGCTGTGTAGTGTGATATACAGTGGGGTGTAGTGTCATATACAGTGCTGTGTAGTGTCATATACAGTGCTGTGTACTGTGATATACAGTGCTGTGTAGTGTCATATACAGTGCTGTGTACTGTGATATACAGTGCTGTGTGTGGTACTGCATCACGccctgtgaggtggtacactccttccgccacttacacagggcctctgtgtgttcccgatgcatggactcgaggttctcgaTTCCATCCTGAACACTTCTTCTCCACTGAATGgtcgtgggccagagattcccggGGCCAGCGGGATTGCTGCACGTTTTCATGCAGGATTTGAACACatcctgaatcttttcctcctgATAATCCCTTCCCAGGACAGTGCCTGAAATAAGGTGTCTGTTTCGGGAGTCCAGTAACTGGCACGTAATCAATGTGGCCAGCCCAATGGAGCCAACGAGTGTAACGGGGGCCTcagtactgcagatgttggcGTGGGAGAGGACACAGAGGTTGGTTTACCCGGTGGACCTGGggaacattcagaagcaagtgtTGTTGATATCTCTCCGACGCTGTGAGGTGCCTGCTACAGGGGTTGTCCACAGCTCAACAGCAGGCACGAGCATTCCACTTGTCTGGCTATCTGGGACTCTGGCTAGGCAGCccagtctccctctctctctctttcattctcttcccctttccatcttgttctctccctctcctcctctcggGACGTATATCCCTtatctgttccaaaggaaacagcctctgcaggaggccatttggccccatgTTCCTGCTCcacttttcaataagatcacggttgTTCTTTTATCTCCTATGGGGCttcacagggtggatgcaggatgttgcttcccctggctggggtgtctagaccaggggtcacagtcttaaatTAAGGGTTGGCCACTCGGGACTGaagtgagaagaaacttcttcagccagagggtggtgaatctttggaattgagCTGTGGAGATTCAGGCACGGAGTGTATTCAGGACAACGACAGATAAGATGTTGGATGTTAAACAAATCCAGGGATATGTAGATGCagcaaaatggcattgaggtcaaATCACCCATGATCTCATTGATTGGGAGAACAAATATGAAGGGCAGAGTGGCCTCTTCATGCTActtctttatgttcttatgtggtGTTTGCTTGTAGGTAGGGCGCCTCAAAGCACAGGAAGGGAGTACCATCGCTCGGTAGAtgtgagctttgtgctgggtttgagatcaCGACCTACAGTTGCTCTTTTCCTCAGTGCTGGCTCACTGTGGGCAGTGGTGGATTCCACCATCATTGCCTCCAtggagaggtggctcctgagatagggGAAGTGGTCCAGGTTTCCGGGGAGCTTCACTGTGCAGTGGGGCACCTTGGTAGAGCCTCCTGGGCCTGGGGGTGTAAACATAAAGCCCACCCTCTCGTCTTTGTTAATGCATAAGTTGGTGACGACTTGGGGTGAGCTTGGTTCTGCAGGGAAGGTGACGTGAATTAAACCGTTTCCCATTAGACCCGTAGATTGGTTCcgctccagcaggaagcttgttggagtaaGGTGGTGCACTGTAGCAGGAAGCATTCAGGAAAATGTTGGGGCATTGAAGCACCTTGTTTGGCACCAATCTGCACTGGAACTGGCTCTGTTGTGTACTGTTGGTTCAGATCACATTCTGCAGCAGATGTAGGAGGCAGATGAATTTCCGCAGGCAGACAAAGTTGAGGGGACTCCACAGTCCCTCTCCATTGACAAGTCAGAGGCTTTAGTGAGGTCAGAGAAGGCCTTGTATGGTGGTTGGTGACACGCCCTGCATTTTTCAATCCCACTGCAGACTAGTGTCAGATATCTGCATCATCACCCCAgtatttttctcaatctttctcgtcATAATTCTcatcttagaaggttaaggaggttcggcttgtcatcgaacactctaacaaacttcgacagatgtactgttaaaagtatcctgactggttgtatcatggtctggtacagcaatttgaaggagcaggaatgcaagaagctgcagagagcactGAATTCcgaccaatacatcacaggcacattcctccccaccatcagtagtatctataggaggcgctgcctcaagaaggcaacgtatgtcatcaaagatccctaccacctggtccatgccatcttctcacagctcccaacgggcaggaggtacagaagcctgaagtcccacaccaccaggttcaggaacagctacttcccttcaaccattcggttcttgaaccaacctgcacaaccctaatcactatctcagtacagcaacactatgaccactgtgcactacaatggacttcgtgttctttcttgaatagtttacttaatttatgtttttcttgtgaacgttgtgtctctgatgctctgtgcctgtgatgctgctgcaagtaagtttttcattgcacctgtgcacacatgtacttgtgcaggtgacaataaactcgactttgactttaatcctGCTCCTGACCCCCAACAAGCCTCTCACTGGAGTGGAACAGTTACATGGtgaagattgtgtccactgtgcCTTCAGATGGATGGGCCCACTGTGTGATCGGGAGagcagccactgggaggaggtaaCCCTCTGCCCTGATCTGGTCCTGTCCCAGGAGCACCCCAAGCTCTGTGTGGTGTGGGATGAGCCTGTGAGGGCCCACGACGAGCAGTGATGAGGTTTCAGACCTCCTGAGCATGTGGACGGCGAGGCACCAATGTCAGACCGGAGCCTGTAACTGGTGATCTCGACGTGCTCCTGATTTCTTTGTGAATTTGCGATGAGGGCTGTAGGTTGCAGTGAGAAATTCCGACTTGTGTCGACAAGGGAGGAAACGTGTGATGAGAGACTTGTGATGTCATTCAGTGCCTGAGTGAGGCTGGGATATCCTCACCAGGACAGGGGGAGTCCCACACATGGGCGCCCAGACTAACTTCCCAATGGGCACAGTTCACCTGGAAGCAAACTGTATGTAATCTAACACAGGGTAAAACTGCTTTCACGTACAATTTGCACATGAAAAACTGGCATTAGTGGATCCAATTTCTATGCCTGCGCCTTTTCATATAGAACTCCTGTGTTTATATCACGGAGTATGTACCACATATCAATGTATAGTGCGGTTTACAGAACACACACTACGTTTCGGCCGAATTACCCGGAGAAATATGTTATTCAGGATGCATCATGTGCTGGGCACAGGGCTGTGTTTGTATTATACCACTACTTGATGAACAAGAGTAAAGAGACCTTACCATGAGGGAGTCATCATCTTCCTCGCTGTCACCCGATGATAATTTTATTGTCTCCTCTGCGAAGAGATAATTTTTTTAGCTGCAGTCTGCTAGTTTCTGCTTTCTCTAAGTACATTTAACAGTGAATAAATGTCAGTCCTCAAAGCTGAAATGAGTCCAGGGCACCCAAGGTAACTTCAGCAATTAAATCTCCCTTGGTTCCTATTTAAATTCAGAAGTAACTGCACATCAtcgtcatcccctcagtactaatcaccaagcttcaaaacttgggcctctgcacctccctctgcaactggatccttgacttccttaccgggagaccacagtcagtgcggatcggtagtaacatctcctcctcgctgacgatcaacacagacgtacctcaaggatgtgtgcttagcccactgctctactctctctacactcatgactgtgtggctaagcacagctcaaacaccatctataaattcactgatggcaccactgttgttggcagaatctcagatggtgatgaggcggcgtacaggagtgagatagatcggctggttgagtggtgtcgcaacaacaacctcacactcaacgtcagcaagaccaaggaactgactgtggacttcaggaaggggaagtcgggagaacacacaccaagtcctcgttgaggggttagcggtggaaagggtgagcagcttcaagttcctgggcgtcaacgtcttggaggatctatcttgggcccaacacattgatgcaagcatgaagaaggcacgccagcggcactacttcgttaggagtttgaggagattcggtacgtcaccaaagacaaatttctacagatgtatggtggagagcattctgactggttgtatcacagcctggtatggaggctccaatgcacaggatcacaagaagctgcagagggttgtagactcagccagctccatcacgggcacacctctccccaccatcaaggacctcaagaaggcggcatccatcactaaggaccctcaccatccgggacatgccctcttctcattactaccatcagggaggaggtacaggagtctgaagacccacactcaacgattcagaaacagtttcttcccctgcgccatcagatttctgagcggtccatgaacactacctcgttattccttctttttgcactatttatttatttttgtaatttatagtaattttatgtctttgcactgtactgctgccgcaaaacaacaaatttcatgtcatttaagtcagtgataataaatctgattctgattctgacatgagACCCTTGTTACCACAGGATCTACTGGCATTGATACATGTTCATTGTTACATCCATGTGTTTTAATCGATTGTTATCATGAGGAAAAACCACAATGTTATGAGAATTGTGTGACTGGGTTTTCCAGTATCAATATTATCTCAAAatgtggtaaaatattttccattgaaataagacaatgcaaagatcaggagaaagaacttgcatttctatggtgCCTTTCCCATCCACGGTCCTTGCAGTATTTCAGCCTCATTCACATACTTGCAGCTGAGCCTATTGGATAGGCAATTTCAGGCTGGAAGATGCAATGGGAGTACAGGGGTGGTGTGATATCATGGTGATACTCCCACACATGAGCCTGTCCTCAGAACTGGGTATTAAAAGAATTGTGGAAGTCAttcagaaccaggcccttcggctcaccgtgcccatgctgaccagcaggtgcccatctgtactcatcccatttatcaGCGCTTGGTTCATAGCTGACCTtgccttggtgataggaggctaCGCCATTTAAAGTGGAAGGTGAGAAGCCCAGCTCTGGACGCCAGAGTGAagtggggtgtggtgggagagTGTGGGGGTCCCGAGAGGGTAAGTATGTCCCAGATCTCTGCTCGGGCTGAGGGAGGATTGCGCTGCTGTGTGGAGGTGATTGAAAGAGTCTGAGGGTCCTGAGAATGATGGACCCTCAGTCCCGGACTCACCGACATCAGCTGGGTCCACAGCCCAGGGCCAGTAGGTCAGGCTGGGAATGGTCGGGCTGAACTGTACCGGGAACGTCCAGAGAGGGAACGACAGAGGTGACTCTCAACATGGAAAGGTCAGCAAAGGGGAGAGGTCAGCAGACAAGGGGAAAGGTCAGCAGAGAGTTCAGGACCATCTTCCTGTGaagatggcaaggttcgggaaaGTGGATGATGACCAGATGTTgtaagtcaaaaagaaaaaggaagcatatgtaaggtttaggaagctgaaatcagacaggacctttgaatataaaggaagcaggagagaacttaagcaATCAAGAGGACTAAAAAgaaccatgaaatgtccttggcaggtaggatcaaggaaaatcccaaggcattttatacatacattaaaaacaagaaggtagCTAGGggaagggtaggtccactcagggacaaaggagggaacttatgcctggagccagaggaagtgggcaaggtactaaatgagtatttcgcattggtattcaccaaggagaaggacatggatggtggtcagatcggggggggggggggggggggatctattGATTTTCTATGGCGTGTTGACtttaagaaggaggaggaggaggtcttggatctcttgaagaacattaaggtggataagtccccaggacctgatgggatctatcccaggatactgagggaggcaatgCAGGAGATTGCTATAGCCTTGGccgagatctttgtatcctcttaaGCCATAGGCTTTggtccagaagactggagagtagccaatgttgttgctTTGTTAAAGAAGGGCATTCAGAATAATCCAGGAAATGTTAGgtggtgagctttacatcagtggtagggaagctattggagtggattcttttacttgcatttggaaaagcaaggacttattaggggacagtcagcatggctttgtgagggggtgGTCCTGTCTCACCaacttgattgagtcttttgaggagatgacgaagacgattgatgaggtcagggcagtggatgttgtcaatgtggacttcagtaaagctttaacaaggtccctcttgggaggctgatccagaaaattaagccATATGGGAgctatggagacttggtagactggattcaaaactcgcctggtcatagaagacagagggtattggtgcaggggtgttactctgactggaggtgttaccagtggttttccacagggatcagtgctgggacctttgttgtttgtgatatgtataagtGACTTGggcaaaactggtggtgtggttagtaagtttgcagatgacacaaaaattggtggaattgcagatattgaggaagattgtcaaagaatacagcaggatatagatcagtggaaaatttgggcagagaaatggcagatggaatttaatccggccaagtgtgaggtgttgcactttgacaGGTTAAATGCAACAAGAAAATATAAGAGTAATTGtcaggacccttagaagcatgaccctgagggatcttggggtgcaagtccatagctccctgaaagtggcaacacaagtagatatagTAGTAAAGAAtgcgtacagcatgcttgtcttcattgttgagtataaaagttggcaagtcacgttacagctttatgaaactttggataggccacacttggagtattgtgtgcagttctggttgctgcattacagggaggatgtggaggctttggagaaggtgcagaagaggttcaccaggatgttgcctggattagagactattagGTATAagaagatgttggacaaacttggattgttttctctggagcatcagaggctgagggaagacctgacagaagtatataaaattatgaaaggcaaagataggataggtagtctttctcccagggtggaaatgtcaaaaaccagagggcatagttttaaattgagagggggaaagtttaaaggagatttgtgaggcaagttttattacacaaagagtggtgggcgcctggaacgggctgcccttggagatggtggtggaagcagatacggtaaCAGCTTTTAAGATGCAGTTAGACAGACAtaagaacaggcagggagtggagggatacagaccatctgcaggcagatgggattaatttagattggcatcatgtctgacacagacattgtgggccaaagggcctgttcctgcactgtactgagTTATATAATAATTTATAAATGGGGAAAGATGGCCAGAGTGAGAATAACGGTGTGAGACGGAGCACGTAAGAGACAAGGAGGTGGGAAGCAACTGGAAAATTGGAGTCAGAAATTTATTATTGAGTTCAGGATAATTGGGAACATCTAGGGATAATTGGGAACGATGTATAATGTCTCTGGATGGTGTTGCACAGGAACAAGTGGGGTAAGAGGGGGCAAGGATGGCTTCTGGGAACTCCTGAGTAACggtggggaaggggagcagaAGCTGCTGCAGACGATGGCACTGGATACAGGGAGGGCAGGGCCAGGAAGGGCTGGACGGGGGAGGAAGCAGAGAGGGTCGGTGTTGTGGTCCATCACCTGGCCTTGACCAGGCTGTGTCTGCCTCTGATTGGAGGGATTCAAACATGGAATTACACGGGCCCTTACAAGGGtcggtacaattatgacatttgaaagacatttcaaCAGGTATAGgtataggaaaggttgagagggatatgcgccaatagcaggcaactgggactagctcagttaggcaaatgGCCTCCGATGGGAGAGTAACaagggggaaaaaagggaagaTATAGGGTGTtaactcaaatttaaaattaatcagaACAAaatgagtgtgtgatgggacaaagAAGAGGGAGGTTCATTCTGTGTCTAAACTTTGCTATACTGGGAGTGTTTGATAGAACAATGGGATCTACGGTTTGCATCTAACTTCTACCCTCCCTGCATGAGCCATTTATGCCGAGTAACTGTACCAAGTCCTTAACTTGGCCTGGATATCCATACAGAACTTTTAATGTTACACAATTTACTTCTTAACCCCGTACTATAAGCCATGCATATAACTGACTGGAAATCTTTAATGTTGGTATTGTTCCCACAATGCAATAAGTAAaagttgcagcctgacctgcaggaGGCTGCTGGGAGTCATCGCTGGAAATGTTGAGGGTGACCTCCTCTGTCCTGCTTGGTGAGGGGAGTTGGGGAGTCCTGGACTTCATGCTGTAGTTATGTTCAGTGTGCCAGTGCTGTTGCTCGCCATCTGTTGTAATTTCCTCTTTCACTGAAAAAGAATCTTCAGCTTGTAGTTCTTCTGGAGCATTCTGGACAAAAAAAGAACAGTCGTTGAGCATCTGGCAGAATCTCTGGCCTTCACAAGCCACCCCCTCACAGTCAGCAGTTGGGGAGTTACCTTTCTCTCTGCGCTATGAACCCCAGGCAACAAAGCCCAGCTGGGGGTGGTCAGGACACTCCGCTGCCTGTCCCAGTCCTGTTGCATGCACAGATGCTCCCGGACGAGACATCAGGTGATGCTCCATCCACTCTCCCACAGAACACAAAGGCCCAAAGGCACAATGTCAAGAGGAGCAGATGAGTTGCCCTGATATGttcctcagccaacatcaccGTGTTGAGGGAGCAATTAGTAAGGGGCGCTCGGGTTGATAAACGTAGCAAATGCAAAGTAGGAAGGTTACATTAAACATTGTGAGAAAGATGTGAAGTCTCAGAGGATACAAAAGAGAAATATTAGAGGGGTTTGAGCTGCAagtttagactggagaagctggggttgatcGCTGGTGAGATGGGAGGATTTGACAGAAGTCTATAAGGTGGTGGTAGTGGGCACTGGCGTGGTGGGCTGTACATTCTGTGCCACAGTCTGGCGTGCTCTGCTACTTTGGTcgggcagctgggaaatttatatTCAATAAATAAGTCTGGAATGAGGTGTTGTGTCAATGATAGTCGTAATGAAACGGGGGATTGTTGCAAGAgtccactgatgtccttcagaacCAGCCTATCGGTGACTCCCTGATtcctaaatgccctctgaaatggcccattAAGCCACTCAGCTGAAGGGGTAGTGAAGGATGGATCAAACACTGGCACAGccaacaacacccacatcccttCAATGGATCTGTGCAGGACATGGATTCCAGCAACTTAAAGGGCCCGTCACCACCACCCTTAAAGGGTCCATCACCTTCACACAGCAAACACCGGACGTATCCACCTTCCCTTTGCAAGGTCAGTTGGAGGTCAACGTTGGAGATTTGCTGACCATGGATTTTTGGCAATGTCTGTTATTCTGTAAGGATCACAGGGGATTTGTTGAGGCAGCAGCAATGGTAACTGGGAAATGATGGGCCCAGAGGAGGTTTGTAAACCGTGGCCAGAGGGCTGGAGGCTTACACAGGACGCTGTCTGGGTAAGGTTTCTCATGTCTTGTGTGTCCAGCAACAGCTGCCCTCTGCGTGCCTTCAGGGCACTGAtactcacaagatcacacaagacaaaggagcagaagtaggccatactATAGAGAACCACTCCAATTAACAACTGCAACTCCCACCTACCGTCTCCTATGATCTCCATTCCCTGCTGGCTCCTGTTTTCAGGCAGGTGAGATGGAGTGTGCACCTTGCAGTGAACATAG from Pristis pectinata isolate sPriPec2 chromosome 17, sPriPec2.1.pri, whole genome shotgun sequence harbors:
- the LOC127579160 gene encoding protein PML-like isoform X4; the protein is MEVWQVISKVMESGSGVALSNESVMCGVCRNQLKRPKLLPCLHSVCLECLQNVWAEQNFATCPICGAPSDRDIAKIQDNTLMAYLVSTLQLWQRIGTGLGICCSLCQAHGTEEPATSLCFECDQFLCPRCCHGHQLLIKKYGHPVMSFDDLKVLSCEEFAGIGRNKKQTICPEHKEQQISFFCKTCSTGVCCNCLLLHHTPKGHNYHSIKEEVMLEGEVLKQMVDTTQGSFNRFTASNSEVMSLKERMDLARNEIEASIKRRASAITQEIVSQGDRLLRELETEHRLEQTTLANSLTQTQQLIKRMRAGHELAAIILMFGINKEMMEMYEPIMSALTALKEATPLDLSREVILMQFKECALEAKDLLGTLVLKKEQRESVEDPGTEGALQNAPEELQAEDSFSVKEEITTDGEQQHWHTEHNYSMKSRTPQLPSPSRTEEVTLNISSDDSQQPPAEETIKLSSGDSEEDDDSLMIVEPSKILPAHPETSKAPTDHGASDGSSQMNGDWYREGSSGVQSQKLRGHPLVFFQIQTTYMVGGEDIVQLSAVSGEKIFNKYILPSKRTLDGMPTASGFQVVDGVLYLRGEPQMACSLQDAMDSFLHFLQQLDFPLLAGHHIWTHDCQILCKAWEGLFMKDRFAQCMSGFLDTLWLAKKVLHKSQVNNFGLKHLVGALVGELVVPDVQALQKLYSVLKPTLQQAEDSQFTLSQLECRRSLQPLLKQKVVSLLIADKLAFEGISLNILELAHQSDRKTGLRNLVRGSRNLGLSNTQKITRAIGSFLQNQKRRRRQSKQAQQGMEAKNKSKTS